The Vibrio splendidus genome has a window encoding:
- a CDS encoding sensor histidine kinase, translating to MTKILPNLMTPFVLFSLLLGASGLTATHFMAVQFQEKIVTQQLNEAANKANLQIDSELDKFKQIPDLLSHDPRLLSYFDSSPQTDKISAAQLNQLLFEWSNQSQADTIYIHDPSGTVVASSNYQKPRTFVGENFSFRPYFASAIQGNNTQYVALGARSNVRGYFLSSPLYVENDIVGVITVKVSLENLENILTSDDFEIVVLDSNQVVFLSSQAPWLYHSLLPLTQQQQTDIALQRQYGQSEISIIEAFRSSSSQSEASNANQSKNLQSNEIRKELTANQLFKLGAFNLYPATVSNNQYQVVALKETRAELIKVLQIDVIFVVIYSLVVLIAWSWRQTYLAKVALTRLNQNLEQTVDKRTHYLKQSNQQLQQTLFQYQESQSKLKQTEQELTQTAKLAVLGELSASINHEINQPLAALRTYSENSLKLLEMERTDLVKSNLDKMIALNTSITDIIARLKVFTRKVTKQEHHVANLHQSINNATSILSALMIKQGITLRLSTVPDDINIAIHPTELEQVLVNLIHNATQALQQQVLEQKVLQEQQNLENVDQQASPQIGIEWQLHHDSCQVIIWDNGIGMQDDKLEKLFDPFFTTKPEGLGLGLSISKRIIEAYHGTISANRLEPSGMVFSLNIPLYNDKG from the coding sequence GTGACCAAGATACTGCCTAACCTAATGACGCCCTTTGTTTTATTCTCATTGTTACTGGGAGCTTCAGGGCTGACTGCAACCCACTTTATGGCAGTACAATTCCAAGAAAAAATCGTCACTCAGCAACTCAATGAAGCGGCTAATAAAGCCAATCTACAAATCGATTCTGAACTGGATAAGTTCAAACAGATCCCGGATTTACTCAGCCATGACCCGCGTCTGCTCTCTTATTTTGACTCATCACCACAAACAGACAAGATTTCCGCTGCGCAGCTCAATCAATTGCTGTTTGAATGGTCAAACCAAAGCCAAGCCGACACCATCTATATTCATGACCCGAGCGGCACTGTGGTCGCTTCCAGCAATTACCAAAAGCCTCGTACTTTTGTGGGTGAGAACTTCTCGTTTCGTCCCTACTTTGCTTCAGCCATTCAAGGCAACAATACACAATATGTCGCGCTAGGCGCTCGCTCGAATGTACGCGGTTATTTTTTATCTTCACCACTGTATGTTGAGAATGACATTGTTGGTGTTATCACCGTAAAGGTGAGTTTAGAGAACCTCGAAAACATCCTAACCAGCGACGACTTCGAGATCGTGGTACTCGATTCAAACCAAGTAGTCTTTCTATCAAGCCAAGCTCCATGGCTTTACCATTCATTATTGCCATTAACTCAGCAACAACAAACGGATATCGCACTTCAACGCCAATACGGTCAAAGCGAAATTTCGATCATCGAAGCCTTTCGTTCTTCAAGCTCTCAGTCAGAAGCGAGCAACGCCAATCAATCTAAGAACCTTCAATCCAATGAAATCCGAAAAGAACTCACCGCTAACCAGCTATTCAAGCTTGGTGCTTTTAATCTTTACCCTGCAACGGTCAGCAACAACCAGTACCAAGTCGTCGCCCTAAAAGAGACCAGAGCTGAGCTTATAAAAGTTTTGCAGATCGATGTCATCTTCGTGGTGATTTACAGCTTGGTGGTGCTCATCGCTTGGTCGTGGCGCCAGACTTATCTCGCGAAAGTGGCGTTGACCCGACTCAACCAAAACCTAGAGCAAACCGTTGATAAACGCACTCACTACTTGAAGCAATCCAATCAACAGCTGCAACAAACCCTTTTTCAATACCAAGAGTCGCAGTCGAAGTTGAAACAGACAGAACAAGAGCTGACACAAACCGCAAAATTAGCGGTACTCGGTGAGCTGTCAGCCAGCATTAACCACGAAATCAACCAACCACTTGCAGCGCTACGAACATACAGTGAGAACAGCTTAAAGCTGCTTGAAATGGAACGGACTGACTTGGTCAAAAGCAATCTCGATAAAATGATTGCTTTGAATACCTCAATTACCGACATCATCGCGCGTCTTAAAGTCTTCACTCGCAAGGTCACCAAGCAAGAACATCACGTCGCAAACCTGCATCAATCGATCAACAACGCGACCAGTATTCTTAGTGCGCTAATGATCAAACAAGGCATCACGCTAAGGTTAAGCACAGTGCCAGACGACATTAACATTGCGATTCACCCAACCGAGCTGGAACAAGTACTGGTTAACCTGATTCACAACGCGACTCAAGCGCTTCAACAACAAGTTCTTGAACAGAAAGTCTTGCAGGAGCAACAAAACCTGGAAAACGTAGACCAACAGGCTAGCCCCCAGATAGGCATCGAATGGCAACTGCATCATGACTCTTGTCAGGTGATCATTTGGGATAACGGAATTGGCATGCAGGACGACAAATTAGAAAAATTGTTCGACCCGTTTTTTACCACTAAACCGGAAGGCTTAGGGCTAGGGCTCTCAATATCGAAACGGATTATTGAGGCGTATCACGGCACGATCAGCGCGAACCGATTAGAGCCTTCAGGCATGGTATTCTCGCTAAACATCCCGTTATATAACGATAAGGGCTAA
- a CDS encoding IS3 family transposase (programmed frameshift) — translation MTIPNKHYVKRTQRDYTLGFKLQVVDAIEKGDMTYKQAQSIYGIQGRSTVLTWLRKHGKMDWTTNPRKNTMPKSPRANETPAQKIKRLEQELEDERLRCLLLNRVVDILDAEHGMSLRKKYIAKGARSLQKEKKVSLSKACSLLNISRQCVYQREKRETTRQAELAPVKGMVLELRRFMPRLGARKLYFLLKPKLIAKGIKLGRDALFNYLREERLLVKPKRSYTKTTNSRHWMKKHPNLLKEVVPSKPEEVLVSDITYVQSNEGVHYLSLVTDAFSRKIMGYEVSNEMKASDVVKALDMTVKTRCYCHATIHHSDRGLQYCSNLYQEKLKKHGITPSMTDGYDCYQNALAERVNGILKQEFLLTQCKDLRELKTLVEESIYTYNEMRPHLSLGMNTPNKMHEKSQQLALLAN, via the exons ATGACCATTCCAAATAAACACTACGTTAAGCGCACTCAGCGTGATTACACACTAGGCTTTAAATTGCAGGTTGTAGACGCCATCGAAAAAGGCGACATGACCTATAAACAAGCCCAATCAATTTACGGCATACAAGGTCGTTCGACTGTTCTTACTTGGTTAAGAAAGCATGGCAAAATGGATTGGACTACCAACCCAAGGAAGAACACGATGCCTAAATCACCGAGAGCGAATGAAACGCCTGCCCAAAAAATAAAACGACTTGAACAAGAGCTCGAAGATGAACGTCTCAGATGCCTTCTTCTCAATAGGGTTGTTGATATTCTTGATGCTGAGCACGGGATGTCGCTAAGAAAAAAGTATATAGCGAAGG GAGCAAGAAGCCTTCAAAAAGAGAAGAAAGTAAGCTTAAGTAAAGCTTGTTCATTGCTCAATATATCTCGTCAGTGTGTCTATCAGAGAGAAAAGCGTGAGACCACTCGTCAGGCTGAGCTTGCTCCTGTGAAAGGGATGGTGCTTGAGCTAAGACGATTCATGCCTCGGCTGGGAGCTCGTAAGCTCTATTTCTTACTGAAGCCGAAGTTGATAGCTAAGGGAATAAAACTTGGCCGTGATGCTTTGTTTAATTACCTCAGAGAAGAGCGCTTACTCGTTAAGCCGAAACGAAGTTACACCAAAACAACGAACAGCAGACACTGGATGAAAAAACATCCGAACTTGCTAAAAGAAGTCGTTCCGTCAAAACCAGAAGAAGTTCTGGTGAGCGACATCACTTATGTTCAGTCAAACGAGGGCGTTCACTACTTGTCATTGGTTACCGATGCCTTCAGCCGTAAAATCATGGGGTATGAAGTTAGCAATGAAATGAAAGCGAGCGATGTTGTGAAGGCTTTAGATATGACGGTAAAAACTCGATGTTATTGTCATGCGACAATCCATCACTCAGATAGAGGGCTTCAGTATTGCTCAAACCTCTATCAAGAGAAACTTAAAAAGCATGGTATAACTCCATCAATGACGGATGGTTATGACTGTTACCAAAACGCGTTAGCTGAGCGGGTCAATGGTATCCTCAAGCAAGAGTTCTTGCTTACTCAGTGCAAAGATCTTCGCGAGTTGAAAACACTTGTTGAAGAGTCAATATATACGTACAACGAAATGAGGCCACATCTCAGCCTAGGTATGAATACGCCAAATAAGATGCATGAAAAAAGCCAGCAACTTGCGTTACTGGCTAACTAA
- a CDS encoding HlyD family type I secretion periplasmic adaptor subunit — protein MSQKNYSKLNETELEYVDDKTAALLLNTPTSARIMLWVIVLFFIAAIGWSAWAEIDKVTVGQGKVIPSSQIQVVQNLEGGLVKEILVREGQRVQKGQQLLLIDDTRFRSDFREREQQVANLTASVLMLSASFNSVVINEEFSVENWKQSVLLDYGKLAFPPKLYELQPKLVNRQKAEYRQDLNNLRNQLSVFDQQVEQKQQDLVEIKSRVNNLRQSYKFARQELDITKPLADEGVVPRIELLKLQRQVNDTRREMTSSELKIPLLRSAIKESMLSRIDAALSFRSEQQEKLNQAQDKLSAMTESSVGLEDRVNRTIVVSPVTGTVKTLGINTVGGVIQPGMDIVEIVPTEDSLLVEAKIAPQDIAFLRPELTAIVKFSAYDFTKYGGLEGVLEHISADTTQDEEGNSFYIVRVRTDKYSFGHNEELPIIPGMTASVDIITGKRTVLEYMLKPLLSAQNNALKE, from the coding sequence ATGAGCCAGAAGAATTACAGCAAATTGAACGAAACCGAACTTGAGTACGTCGATGATAAAACAGCGGCACTACTACTCAATACGCCCACCAGTGCGCGTATTATGTTATGGGTGATCGTTCTGTTTTTTATTGCTGCTATAGGGTGGTCCGCTTGGGCTGAGATCGATAAAGTCACCGTTGGCCAAGGCAAAGTCATTCCCTCTTCCCAAATCCAAGTAGTGCAAAACCTTGAAGGCGGCCTCGTAAAAGAGATATTAGTAAGGGAAGGTCAACGCGTTCAAAAAGGTCAACAGCTGCTGTTGATCGATGACACTCGATTCCGTTCTGACTTCCGAGAGCGCGAACAACAAGTGGCAAACTTAACTGCCAGCGTGTTGATGCTTTCAGCTTCCTTTAACAGCGTGGTCATCAACGAAGAGTTCTCCGTCGAAAACTGGAAACAAAGTGTGTTACTCGACTACGGCAAACTCGCCTTCCCACCAAAGCTATACGAACTTCAACCTAAACTGGTTAATCGCCAAAAAGCCGAATATCGTCAAGACCTAAACAACCTAAGAAACCAACTTTCCGTTTTTGATCAACAAGTTGAACAGAAGCAACAAGACCTTGTTGAAATAAAATCGCGCGTCAATAACTTAAGACAAAGTTACAAATTCGCCCGCCAAGAGTTAGATATAACAAAACCGCTTGCCGATGAAGGCGTTGTGCCAAGAATTGAACTCCTCAAGCTTCAAAGACAAGTGAATGACACTCGCCGAGAAATGACCTCGAGCGAACTCAAAATCCCTCTCCTTCGTTCCGCAATCAAAGAATCTATGTTAAGCCGTATTGATGCTGCATTGAGCTTCCGCTCGGAACAACAAGAAAAGCTGAACCAAGCACAAGACAAGCTCTCTGCAATGACCGAATCTTCGGTTGGCCTTGAAGACAGAGTAAACCGTACCATCGTGGTCTCTCCCGTAACGGGCACAGTCAAAACGCTCGGTATTAATACCGTGGGTGGTGTTATTCAGCCGGGTATGGACATTGTTGAGATTGTACCGACTGAAGACTCGCTATTGGTTGAAGCTAAAATCGCTCCGCAAGATATCGCATTCCTACGCCCAGAACTGACCGCCATTGTTAAATTTAGTGCCTATGACTTCACAAAATATGGCGGTTTGGAAGGTGTGTTAGAACACATCAGCGCCGATACCACTCAAGATGAAGAAGGCAATAGCTTCTACATCGTGCGTGTACGTACCGATAAATACAGTTTTGGACACAACGAAGAGTTGCCGATCATTCCTGGTATGACAGCCTCTGTCGATATCATCACGGGCAAGAGAACCGTACTTGAGTACATGTTGAAGCCACTATTAAGCGCTCAAAACAACGCATTAAAAGAATAA
- a CDS encoding transglutaminase-like cysteine peptidase, with the protein MKSRISLLLLVLTSFTSVALNKSDQRWIDAVTATYGERAGKRVATWRSSMTSYEGLSETEKLNSVNQFFNQMYFVDDNILWGKNDYWATPLEFLGSNAGDCEDFTIAKYFSLLELGVPDKKLRLVYVKALELNQFHMVLAYYSTPSAEPLILDNLNPEIKRGSKRGDLRPIYSFNGKNLWLIKSAAGSGKLAGKSSRLSLWNDLRSRERSLNLNKPIINYDE; encoded by the coding sequence ATGAAATCTCGGATTTCGTTATTGTTGCTGGTCCTCACCTCTTTTACCTCAGTGGCGCTCAACAAGAGCGACCAAAGATGGATAGACGCGGTTACTGCAACTTATGGGGAAAGAGCCGGAAAACGAGTGGCAACATGGCGCTCCAGTATGACGTCGTACGAAGGGCTAAGTGAAACGGAAAAGCTCAATTCGGTAAACCAATTCTTTAACCAAATGTACTTTGTCGATGACAACATACTGTGGGGAAAGAATGACTACTGGGCGACACCACTGGAGTTTTTAGGCAGCAACGCGGGTGATTGCGAAGACTTCACTATCGCAAAATACTTCTCTTTACTTGAACTCGGCGTCCCAGATAAAAAATTACGATTGGTGTACGTAAAAGCACTTGAGCTAAACCAATTCCATATGGTGTTGGCGTACTACTCAACACCCAGTGCAGAACCACTAATTTTGGATAACTTAAACCCTGAAATAAAACGCGGTTCTAAACGCGGAGACCTGCGACCGATATACAGTTTCAATGGTAAAAACCTTTGGTTAATTAAGTCGGCAGCAGGCAGCGGTAAGTTGGCAGGGAAATCTTCAAGATTGAGCTTATGGAACGACCTACGTTCTCGTGAGCGCTCTCTCAATTTAAACAAACCCATTATCAATTACGATGAGTAG
- a CDS encoding bifunctional diguanylate cyclase/phosphodiesterase, translating into MTLYKQLVVGMVAVFILLMTSVFMIEFNTTRGYLEEQQRSEVSNTINTVGLALAPYLEEKDKVAVESVINALFDGSSYSVVRLIFLDTGDDILRSYPVKPTGVPEWFTNLNLFEPVHDRRVITSGWMQLAEVEIVSHPGPAYDQLWQAFIRLLSIFGTIFLLGLVSISWILKRALRPLSLIITKMDQIAKNQFGEPLARPKTKDLTLVVDGINHMSTQVELAFKNQAKEAQKLRERAYIDPVSQLGNRAYYMSQLTQWLEESSLGGLAVLKAEFISEEYDEKGYQEGDALVHQLAEQLQASISSPDITIARISSDEFGFIMPNIDESELKLVAGSIVNCIQNLGSDPTGTANPHIALGVTYSNTRKTSTEIMSLVDNALSSAKANRELTYGYVTADDHGAVMGKQQWRMLVEEAIINDLVTFRLQAANNSFGKTYHQEVFSAIEKEGVRYGANQYLYALEQLEMSHILDQYVIEKMIEKLNAKEVTSPVAINISPSSISQPSFIRWIGKTLEHNASIAHLLHFEIPENCFINVPHYTALLCNTIRNAESVFGVDNYGRNFQSLDYINEYRPSYVKLDYLFTHNLDDEKQKFTLTSISRTAHNLGITTIASRIETQTQLDILSDNYVEVFQGFIVDK; encoded by the coding sequence ATGACTTTATATAAACAGCTTGTGGTCGGGATGGTTGCGGTATTCATACTGCTGATGACGTCAGTTTTTATGATCGAATTCAATACCACCCGTGGATACTTAGAGGAGCAGCAACGCTCTGAGGTAAGTAATACCATTAATACTGTTGGACTGGCTCTCGCCCCTTACCTAGAAGAAAAGGACAAGGTGGCAGTGGAGTCTGTTATCAACGCCCTATTTGATGGCAGTTCTTATTCCGTCGTGCGATTGATTTTCCTAGACACCGGAGATGACATTCTCCGTTCATACCCTGTAAAGCCAACCGGCGTACCAGAGTGGTTTACTAACCTTAACCTATTTGAGCCTGTTCATGACCGCCGCGTAATTACCAGTGGCTGGATGCAACTGGCAGAAGTCGAGATCGTAAGTCACCCTGGTCCTGCCTACGATCAGCTTTGGCAAGCGTTCATCCGCTTACTGAGCATCTTTGGCACGATCTTCTTGCTCGGTTTAGTGTCTATCTCTTGGATCCTTAAGCGTGCTTTACGCCCGCTCTCGTTGATCATTACCAAGATGGATCAGATCGCCAAGAATCAGTTTGGAGAACCACTGGCTCGTCCAAAGACAAAAGATCTCACCTTGGTTGTCGATGGTATCAACCACATGTCGACCCAAGTTGAACTGGCCTTTAAAAACCAAGCGAAAGAAGCTCAAAAGCTGCGTGAAAGAGCGTATATCGACCCTGTATCTCAGCTAGGCAACCGCGCTTACTACATGTCTCAATTAACTCAATGGTTAGAAGAGTCGAGTTTAGGTGGTTTAGCGGTACTTAAAGCTGAGTTTATTAGTGAAGAGTACGACGAAAAAGGCTATCAAGAAGGTGATGCCTTGGTTCATCAACTGGCTGAACAGCTGCAAGCTTCAATCTCATCGCCAGATATCACCATTGCTCGTATTTCTAGTGACGAATTCGGTTTCATCATGCCGAACATTGATGAAAGCGAACTTAAACTTGTTGCTGGCAGCATCGTAAACTGCATTCAAAACCTAGGTTCAGACCCAACAGGTACGGCGAATCCACACATCGCGCTAGGTGTTACATACAGCAACACGCGAAAAACCAGTACCGAAATTATGTCGTTGGTCGATAACGCACTCTCAAGTGCGAAGGCGAACCGTGAACTGACTTACGGCTACGTAACGGCAGACGATCATGGTGCTGTAATGGGCAAACAACAATGGCGTATGTTGGTTGAAGAAGCGATCATCAACGACCTTGTCACCTTCCGTCTGCAAGCTGCAAACAATAGCTTTGGCAAAACGTATCACCAAGAAGTGTTCTCTGCGATTGAAAAAGAGGGAGTTCGTTACGGTGCAAACCAATATCTATACGCACTAGAACAGTTAGAAATGAGCCACATTCTCGACCAATACGTTATCGAGAAGATGATTGAGAAACTGAATGCGAAAGAAGTCACGAGCCCCGTTGCTATCAATATTTCGCCAAGCAGTATTTCTCAGCCAAGCTTCATCCGTTGGATTGGTAAAACTCTTGAACACAATGCCTCAATTGCTCACCTGTTACATTTTGAGATTCCAGAAAATTGTTTCATCAATGTTCCGCACTACACGGCGCTGCTGTGTAACACCATTCGTAACGCTGAGTCCGTATTCGGGGTTGATAACTACGGACGTAATTTCCAATCATTGGATTACATCAACGAGTACCGCCCAAGCTATGTGAAGTTGGATTACTTGTTTACGCACAACCTTGATGATGAAAAACAGAAATTCACCTTAACGTCGATCTCTAGAACCGCTCACAACCTAGGCATAACCACCATTGCGTCTCGAATAGAAACTCAGACTCAGCTAGATATCCTGTCTGATAACTACGTAGAAGTGTTCCAAGGCTTCATTGTTGATAAATAG